The following is a genomic window from Streptomyces chrestomyceticus JCM 4735.
GCGCCGATCGCGCTCGGCGTGGTCCTCGTCATCGCCACCGTGTGGTGGTTCGCCACCGCCCGGCGGCGCTTCCAGGGCCCGGTCAGCTACGGCCGCCCCGACGAAGTCGCCGCCATGGACCTCATCTGACCTACCGCCACCGCCCCGCTGCTCCGCACGGCAGCGGGGCCCGACAGCCAAGGACACCCACCAGGTATGACCTCCCCCGGCGAGATCCCGCACCAGAACGCCACCACCGGCACCCCGGCAGCCACCACGGCCGGCACCGCCCCCGGGACCGCGACCGCCACGCTCCCCACGGCCCCCGGCGCCCCGGCCGGTGAGTTCACCGTCCGCCCCGCCACCCTTGAGGAATGGCGCGACGTGGCACAGTGGGCCGCCGACGAAGGCTGGAACCCGGGCCACCGCGACACCGACTGCTTCCACGCCACCGACCCGGACGGCTTCTTCATAGGTCTGCTCGACGGGCAGCTCGTCTCGTCGGTGTCCGTCGTCACCTACTCCTCGGAGTACGCGTTCCTCGGCTACTACCTGGTGCACCCGGAGCACCGCGGCCGCGGACTGGGCATGGCCACCTGGCAGGCCGCGGTGCCGCACGCCGGGAACCGGACCATCGGCCTGGACGCGGTCCCGGCCCAGGAAGCCACGTACCGGCGCTCCGGCTTCACCACCGCCTACCGCACCACGCGCTACCGCGGCCGTCCCGTACGCCCCGGCACACCCGCAGCGCCGGTCGTCCCCGTCGCACCCGGACACCTCGACGAGATCGCCGCGTACGACCGGCAGTGCTTCCCGGCCGACCGGCGCGCGTTCCTCTCCCGCTGGCTCACCGCCGACGGCCACCACGCGTACGCGCAGCTACGGGACGGCAGGATCGCGGGATACGGCGCGATCCGCCCGGCCCGCGACGGATACCGCCTGGGCCCCCTCTTCGCCGACACGTCGCGCGGCGCCGAGGCCCTGTTCGACGCGCTCACCGCGCACCTGGCCCCGGACGACGTGGTCCACGTCGACATCCCCGACCCGCACCACAGCGCCCGCACCCTGGCCCTCTCCCGGGGCCTGGCGCCGGACTCGCACACGATGCGCATGTACACGGGCCCGGTGCCGCCGGTGCAGGCGGAGCGGGTTTACGCGGTGACGAGCCTGGAACTGGGCTGAGCGGAGCGCCGAAGTCGCGCCCCCGCCCCCGAAAACCGTACGAGACCGGCACACCAGCGCCTCGAACCGCCGTACGCAGCACCTTCGTTCACGCAACGTCAGTACCCTCACCCGAGAAAGGTGATGTTGCGCGGTACGCATGGGGCACAGGAGGCTGCGATGGGCGACGGGGAGGCGGGGGGCGAGGACGCGGCGGCGTTCTCCCGGTTGGGGGCCAGGTACCGGGCGGAGTTACAGGTGCACTGCTACCGGATGCTCGGATCGTTCGAGGCGTCCGGCGAGCTGCTGACCGAAACGCTGCTGCGGGCCTGGCGCGAGCGGGCGACGTTCGCCGGGCACGCGACGTTCCGTACCTGGCTGTACCGCGTCGCCACCCACACCTGCCTGGACCACCTGGCCGCCCGCCCGCGCACCCCTCCGGCCGTACAGCCGTGCCCCGACACGCTCCTGGACCAGGTGCTCGCCCAGGAACCGGCGTCGGGTGAGGTGGTGGCCGGGCCCACGATCGGGCTGGCCTTCGTGGCGGCGCTCCAGTCGCTGCCGCCGCGGCAGCGGGCCGTGCTCGTCCTGCGGGACGTGCTGGGCTGGCCGGCACGGGAGACCGCGGCGACGCTGGGAGTCAGCGTGGCGGCGGTGAACAGTGCGCTGCAACGGGCCCGTCCGCGGGTACGGGACCGGGTACCTGCGGGATCGGCGGGCTCCGGCGGAAGCGCTGCGCTCCGGCGTTACATGGCGGCGTTGGAGAGCCGCGACGACCAGGCGCTCGCCGCCGTACTGGCGGAGGGGGCAGCCCCTGTCCGGCTCGCCTTGCCCCCGGACCTTCGCGCCGTACCCACCCGGATGAACCGGCAGCCCGCTGTCGCGCTCTACGCCCGGCGGCCGGGCGAGACCGCCCACCGCGCCCACGCCCTCGACGTGCTGCGCGTCGAGGACGGACGGATCGTGGAGATCACGGTGTTCGGGCCCGGTCTCTTCGCCGTCCTGGGCCTGCCCGTCGCCCTGTGAGCCCGTGCGCGGTCACGCGACGCACGCCGGCCGGCCGTCGGCCTCCGTGTCGGCATCCCAGCCCTCGGCCGTGACGCGGGCCAGCAGGGGTCCGGACACGGCGGCGGGGACGGCGAGCCGGACCGTCAGGTCCCCGCGCACGCCGTCGGCCGGGCGTACCCGCGCGTCCTCGGGACCGACGCCCAGTTCGGCGGTGGCGGCCAGCAGCCGGGAGAGTTCGCCGGGGCGGTCGGCGATCCGGACGCGTACGGTGGCGAGCCGCGCCGGACGGCCGGGGAGCCCCGTGGAGAGTTCGCCGAGCCCGGCGATGCCCCGGTCGAGGAGGTCCACGACCGCCGCCAGGCTGTGCGCGCTGCGCCGGTCGGGCGGTCCGGCCAGGTCGCGCAGGGCGGTGAGGAGATCGGCGAGGTCGGCCTGGAGGTCGGTGAGGACACCCGCGACGGCACCGGCGTTGGCCTGGAGGATGTCGCTCCAGAGCCGGGAGTCGCCGCCGGCGATCCGGGTCACGTCCCGGAGCCCCTGGCCCGCGAGCCGCGCGGCCTGCGGGGGTCCGGCGCCGAGCCGGGCCGCCATCAGGCTGGACACCACGTGCGGCACGTGGGAGGTGAGCGCCACCGCGTCGTCGTGCGCCTTGCTCTGCATCACCAGCGGTACGGCCCCGCAGAGCCCGATCAGGGAGAGCGCGCGGTCGAGGGCGGTACGGGAGGTGAGCCGGGACGGGGTGAGCACCCAGACGCGGTCCTGGAAGAGGTCGACGCGGGCCGCGAGGGGGCCGGAGCGTTCGCGGCCGGCCAGCGGGTGACCGCCGATGTAGCGGGTCGGGTCGGGGGCCCGGGCCAGGACCGCCCGTTCCGGCTCGTACTTCACGCTGGCCACGTCGGTGTACGTACGGGCGAGTCCGCGTGCCTGCTGCTGGGCGAGGACGGTGGCGACGAGGCTGGGCGGGACGGCGATCACGGCGAGGTCCACCGGTTCGGGCGGCGGCCCCGGCAGCCCGGCGCCCAGCGCGGCGGCGGTCCGTACGGCGGACGGGTCGCTGTCCAGGAGGTGCACCCGGACACCCTGGCGGGCCGCCGCGAGGCCGAGCGAGGTGCCGATCAGTCCGGTGCCGACGACGGCGAGGGTGCGGATCACCGGGCACCGTCCGGGGGCGGGCCGGCCGGCGCGGCGGGCGGGGTGGCGGCCCCGTTCGCCGCGCCGGCCTCCTGGGCCGCGGCACCACCGTTGGCGCGGAGCCGTTCGGTGATGAGCGCGGCGAGCCGGTCGAGGCCCTGCTCGATGCGTTCGGGGGTGAGGGTGCTGATGGACAGGCGGAGCTGGCGGCACTGCGCGGACGCGCCGTAGAAGTGGTGCATCGGGGTGAACAGCACCCCGAAGCGGCGGGCCGCGTGCTGCAGGAAGGCGTCGGTGACGACGAACGGCACGCTGACGACGACGAAGAAGCCGCCGGTCGGCTCGTTCCAGGTGACGCCGGGGCAGTCGGCGAAGCGCCGGGCCAGTCCGGCCAGCACCTGGCTGAGGTTGCGCCGGTAGACGTCCGTCTCCCGGCGGTTGGCCTCGACCATGCTGCAGCCGTGCCGGAGCAGTTTGCCGCCGATGACCGCCTGGGCGATCGGCGAGGTGTTGACGGTGAGCATGCTCTTGATCTTCGACAGTTCGTCGGCCAGGAGCCGGTCGCCGCCGTCGCCGGTCACCCGCTGGTCGGCGACCACGAACCCGACCCGCGCCCCCGGGACCCCGGTCTTGGCGAACGACCCCAGGTAGACGACCCGGCGGCCGCGGTCCAGGGACTTCAGCGTCGGCGGACGTTCGGCGGACGTGTGGAAGACGCCGTACGCGTTGTCCTCCAGCAGGAGGAGGTTCTCGCTCTCGGCGATCTCCAGCAACCGGTGCCGGTCGGCCACGTCCATGCTGGCGCCCACCGGGTTGGAGAAGTCGGGCGTCACGTAGCAGGCGCGCACCCGCCGGCCCGCGGCCCGCGCGCGGCGCAGTTGGGTGAGCAGGTCGTCCAGATCGATGCCGTGCTCCCCGGTGTGCACCGGCAGCACGGGCAGGTCGGCGAGGAGCGCGGCGCCGGTGAGGCCGACGTAGGCGGGCCGGGGCGCGAGCACGGCGTCCCGGCTGCCGGCCCGCAGCGCGCGCAGGACGAGGAACATCGCCTCCTGGCAGCCGACCGTGACGACCACGGACCCGTCCACGGCCTCGATGCCCTCGTCCACGGCCAGGCCCCGCGCGATCAGCCCGGCGATGATCCCTTTCGTCTCGCCGTACTGGTACAGGGTCCGGGCGATTTCCGTTTCCGTCATCCGGCGCTCGGACCGCAGATGATCGCAGAAGGTCTGCAGGTATTCATGCACCTGAGCTGCGTCGTAAAAGCCTTCGTACGGCCGCCCCGCCGCGAAAGAGATCGCTTCCGGATACTCGTCGGCGATCTGATTCAGAAGATTCATGGACTCCATCGAGGCGTCGGCCAGCGAAGCGTGCAGCGTCGCGGCATTCAACTCGGCGACAATTTCCGGTTGCGTGATTTCCATGGCTGCCTTCTGTCAGTCAGGAAGGGGTACGGCGCGCGCGTCCGCGGCCCGTGCCGGGCCCTCAGCATCCCCCAGGGCCGGATCGACGGCAATGGTTCTCCGGCGCGCGTACGAGGTCAAGGTGATACCGCGCCGCCGGCCGGTCCTGCCGTATTTCTTGACAGGTGCGACAGGGGTGGGGCCGGTGTAATGTCGGGCAGCACCGAATTGGTTCGCCTTCCGCTGTCCGGCGGCAGTGGCGAACCCGCGAAGAGGTCCATGGATTCGGCCGGGCGGGCAGTCGTCGGCGCGGTCGTGCGGCAGGTAATCCGTCCGCTCCGGTAGGCGAGCCGGCTCGACGAGCCGCGTCCAGATCATTCCTTCAAACGGGGACTCTCATGACAGTTTCGAAAACCACAGCGGCCACGGCTGCTGCCGGCCCGGTCAGCGATCTCGCGATCGACTACGTCGAGATGTACGTGGAAGACCTGGACGCGGCGGCGTTCGCCTGGGTCGACCGGTACGCGTTCACCGTCGTCGGTACCGGCGGCTCCAGTGAGCACCGCAGCATCGCCCTGCGGCACGGCACGATCACCCTGGTGCTCACCATGGCGACCTCCGACCGGCACCCGGCGTCGGTGTACGTCCTGGCGCACGGCGAGGGCGTCGCGGACATCGCGCTGCGCACCGCCGACGTCGAAGGCGCGTACGCCCACGCGGTGGCCAACGGCGCCCAGCCGCTGCGCGAGCCCGCCCGGCACGGGCCCGACGGCAGCGTCACGGCCACCGTCAGCGGCTTCGGCGACGTGGTGCACACGCTGGTGCAGCGCGCCCCGGAGGAGGGTCCCGGGCTGCCGGTCGGCTTCGTGCCGACGCTCAAGTCCCGGCAGCCGGTGCCCAGCGAGGTGGGGCTGCTCGAACTGGACCACGTCGCGGTGTGCCTGAACCACGGCGACCTCGACGCGACCGTCGACTACTACCAGCGGGCGCTCGGCTTCCGGGAGATCTTCGAGGAGCACATCGTGGTGGGCGCGCAGGCGATGGACTCCAAGGTCGTCCAGAGCCCCACCGGCCGGGTCACCCTGACCCTCATCGAGCCGGACACCACCGCCGACCCGGGGCAGATCGACGACTTCCTGAAGAGCCACCACGGGGCGGGCGTCCAGCATCTCGCGTTCTCCTGTGACGACGCCGTGCACGCGGTGCGCACCCTCGGCGGCCGCGGCGTGGAGTTCCTCAGCTCCCCCGCCGCCTACTACGACCTGCTGGGCCGGCGGATCGCGCTCAGCGACCACAGCCTGGACGACCTGCGGTCGACCGGTCTGCTGGCGGACCAGGACCACGGCGGGCAGTTGTTCCAGATCTTCACCGCCTCCACCCACCCGCGCCGGACGATCTTCTACGAGATCATCGAGCGGCAGGGTGCGGAGACGTTCGGCAGCTCCAACATCAAGGCGCTGTACGAGGCCGTGGAGCTGGAGAAGAAGGGCCAGCGTGTCCTGTGAGGACCCGGCGCCCGGCGGCGCGGCGGCGGACACGCTCATGACCCTTGCGGACGTCGAGCGTGCCGCCGCCGCGGTGCTGCCCGCCGGGGTACGGGACTTCGTCGCGGGCGGCAGCGGAGGCGAGCGGACGCTCGCCGCCAACCGGGAGGCGTTCGACCGGGTCTTCGTCCGGCCACGGGTGCTGCGGGACGTGTCGCGGTGCGCGGCCGGCGCCGATCTGCTGGGCCGTCCGGCGCGGATGCCGGTGGCGGTGGCCCCGGTCGCGTACCAGGCGCTGGTGCATCCGGACGGCGAACTGGCGGCGGCGCGGGCGGCGCGGGCCGCGGGGGTGCCGTTCACGGTGAGCACGCTGAGCACCGTGCCGGTGGAGGAGATCACCGCGCTCGGCGGCCGGGTCTGGTTCCAGTTGTACTGGCTGCGCGAGCCGGGCCGGGCCCTGGAGCTGGCGCGGCGTGCGGAGGACGCCGGCTGCGAGGCGCTGATGCTGACCGTGGACGTGCCCTGGATGGGGCGGCGGCTGCGCGACGTACGCAACGAGTTCGCGCTGCCGGAGCGGGTGCGGGCGGCCCATCTGGACGGTGGCGGCCCCTCGGCCGCGCACCGGCGCGCCGCCGGCGCCTCGGCGGTGGCCGTGCACACCGGCCAGGAGTTCTCGTCGGCGCTGACCTGGTCGCAGGTGGCGGAGCTGCGGGCGATGACCCGGCTTCCGCTGCTGCTCAAGGGGGTGCTGGCGGCCGAGGACGCGGTACGTGCCGCGGAGTTCGGGGTGGATGCCGTCGTGGTGTCCAACCATGGAGGTCGACAGTTGGACGGCGCCCTGCCGAGCGTCGAGGCGCTGCCGGAGATCGCGGAGGCGGTCGGCGGGAGCTGCCAGGTGCTGCTGGACAGCGGCGTCCGCTCGGGTACGGACGTGCTCAGGGCGCTGGCGCTGGGCGCGTCCGGGGTGCTGGTCGGGCGCCCGCCGGTGTGGGGCCTGGCCGCGGCCGGGGAGGCGGGCGTGCGCCGGGTGCTGGACCTGCTGGCCGCCGAACTGTCCGACGCGCTGGGGCTGGCGGGCTGCGCCACGGTCGCGGACGCGCGGCGGCTGCGGACGGTGCGGCTCGGGGCGCCGGCTCGGGCCGCCGGGCCGGCCGGGTCCGCCGGAGCAGCCGTGCCGGGCCGGCCGGACGGTTCCGGAGCGCGGGCCGACGCCGGTCGGTCGGAAACCGGCGGGCCTTAAGCCGACCGGAGACCGGCGGGCCGTAACCCCGGCGTGCCGGTGTCCCGCACGACAAGGCAAGACGAAGCTCCTGGTGGCCGTTCCCCGGCCACCAGGAGCTTCGTCGTGGTGTTCCCGGTGGCCCGGCGCGCCGCCGGGCCCGCCGGCGCTACGAGGCGTCGGTCTCCATCTCGTGCACCGCGATGGCGCCGGCCGGGCAGCGCAGGGCCGCCGTCCGTACCTTCGCCTCCAGTTCAGCGGGCGGCGCCGGGTCGGTGAGCCGCACCGTGCCGTCCTCCTCCGACTGGTCGAAGACCGCGGGCACCAGCAGCTTGCACATGCCGGAAGCGGCGCAGATCTCCGGGTCCACCCGTACCTCGACCATCGTGCTCTCCTCATCTGCGGGGTGTCCGGGCGCCGCGCGCCCTGGTGGTTCCCGGCCGTCACCAGGCGACCGGGAGGCGCTCCAGGCCGTAGGCGATAGAGTTCGTCTTGTGCGGCACGTCGGCGGCGGGCACGGCCAGCCGCAGGTCGGGGAAGCGCCGCCACAGCGCCAGGTAGGCGGTGCGCAGTTCCATCCTGCCGAGTGCGGCGCCGATGCAGTGGTGGATGCCGTGCCCGAAGGCGATGTGCGGCAGCGGGTCGCGCTCGACGTCGAACCGGTCGACATCGGGACCGAGCGCCGGGTCGCGGTTGGCCATCGGGATCGAGCAGACGATCTCCTCCCCCGCCTTGACCAGTTGTCCGGCCACGACCACGTCCTCGACCGCGGTACGCGGGGTCGGCGCGTGGGCGACGGACAGGAAGCGCAGCAGTTCGTCGACCACGCGGTCCACGTTCTTCTCGGGGTCCGCCAGCAGGATGGCGAGCTGGTCCGGGTGTTCCAGGAGGGCCAGCACGCCGAGGCTGATCATGCCGGTGACGTTGTCGAGCCCGGCGAGCACCATCAGGCCGCAGATGCCGAGCAGTTCCTCGTCGTCGAAGTTGTCGCCGTGGTCGCGGATGAGCTGGCCGATGAACCCCTCGTCGGGGTCCTTGCGCTGCCGTTTGACCAGCGCGCGCAGGTAGCCGGAGGTGTACGCCTGGGCGGCGGCCCGGTCCTTGCGGCTGCGGTCCTGCTCGAGCTGCCACTGGTGCTTGACCAGGAACTCGCGCCGGTCGTCGCGGGGCACGCCGAGCAGTTCGCACAGGACGGCGCCGGAGATCGGGCTCGCGTAGAGGTCCACGAGGTCGGCGGGCTGCCCGTTGCGCTCCATGGCGTCCAGGCAGCGTTCCGCGATCTGTTCCGTCACCGGCTTGAGCCGCTGGATGCGGCGCACCGTGAACTCCGGTGTGAGCATCTTGCGGAGCCGGGTGTGCTCGGGCTGGTCGTAGTCCATGAGGTGGCCGGACATCTCCTGCGGGCGGTGCTTGCTGCCGCCGCGTACGGCCTGGGCGCGGAACCGGCGCTGGTTGCTGAAGCGGACGTGGTCGCCCATCACCTGGCGGACCGCTTCGTAGCCCAGGGCCATCCAGATGGGCTCGGGCGCGGCCCCGGGCGCCGGGGCCACCTCCTCCTTGACGAGGGCGCCCTGGGCGCGCTGCTGGCGGATGTCGTCGGACGGGCCGAAACCGGCCCTGCGGGCATGGTCGAACTGGTGCTGGGTCTCCTCCGGCATTGCGCCTCCTACCATTCGACGGGCAAGGATTCCAGGGCGTACTGACGTGACCGGGCGGGCCGGAAGCGGACCTTCTCCGGCGGTACCGCAAGCCGCAGGCCGGGGAAGCGGCGCAGCAGTGCCGGGAAGGCGATGCGCAGTTCCATCCTGGCCAGCGGGGCACCGAGGCAGTGATGGATGCCGTGCCCGAAGGCCATGTGCGGGGTCGGCTCGCGGGTGATGTCGAAGCGGTCCTCGGGTTCGCCCGCGGCCGGTACGCGGTTGGCGGCCAGCAGGGAACAGGCCACGCTCTCCCCGGCCTTGATCTGCTGGCCGCCGATGGTGACGTCTTCCAGCGCGGTGCGGGGCGAGGCGGTGTGGATGACCGTGAGGTAGCGGACCATCTCCTCCACGGCGCGGTCGGTCAGCTCGGGGTTGTCGCGCCAGAGCGCGAGCTGGTCCGGGTGCTCCAGCAGCAGCAGGGTGCCCAGGCCGATGATGCTGGCGACCTGTTCGAAGCCGGCCGCCATCACCGTCGCGCCGATGCCGGCCAGCTCCGCGTCGGAGATCGCCGAGCCCTGTTCGCGGACCAGGTTCCCGATCATGTCCTCGCCGGGGTTGCGGCGCCGCCGCTCGGCGAGCTGTCCCATGTACGCCCAGTACGCCTTGCCGGCCGCCAACTGCTGTTCCTGGGTACGGCCGACGTCGCGGGTGATGTCGAGGTAGCGGGCCAGTTCCGTCTGGTCGTCCCGGGGCACGCCGAGCAGCTCGCAGCTCACGAGCCCCGGGATCGGCCAGGCGAAGTACCGTACGAGGTCCGCGGGGCGCCCGATGCGCTCCATGGTGTCGAGGCAGTCCTCGACCACCTCCTCGACGCGCGGCTCCAGCCGGCGCATCCGCCGCACCGTGTACTCCGCCGTGAGGAGTTTGCGCAGCCGGGTGTGGTCGGGCGGGTCGTACTGGAGGAGGTTGCCCGCCTGCACCAGGTTCTGCGCGTCCTCCTCGCTGTCGGCGGGCGGCCGGGTGCTGAACCGTTCGGTGTCGGAGAGCACCGCCCGTACCTCGGCGTGCCCGGTGGCCACCCAGCCGAGCTGGCGGGACGGGCCGATGGTCACGTCGGTCTCGACCAGGGGTGTCTCCCTGGCCATCGCGACGAGTTCGGGCACCGGGTCGAAGCGGTCCCGCCGGTAGTGGGCGGGAATCTCGGGTGTCTCGGGCATCCGCGGATCCTTTCCTGCGTCGGGGTCAGCCGCTGCTGGCGGGGAGCCAGAACATGCCGTCGGGGACGAGACGAGTCCGCCGGGGACGAGGGGGGCCTCCGGTTCGGCGTCGGCGCCCAGCAGGGCCCGCATCTGCACCTGCGAGCCCTCGCGGGTGACCTGGCTGACCACGGAGGACTTGAACAGCGGCAGCATGCTGCCGTCCTCGCTGTGCGCCAACTGGTCCACGGCGCCCGCGAACTCCGCCGAGTCGGCCCGCAGCCGTTCCACCATCGCGTCGGCCTCGGACAGTGCCGCCTCCCCGGACGAGACGCCGCCGACCAGGTCGACGAACGCCTCCATCTCGGTGCGGTCGTGGTGGGTGACCTTCTTCGCCTGCCAGAAGTAGGACTGCTCGCTGTGGTGCATCTCGTAGAACGAGAGCAGGAACTCGTAGAAGACGCTGTACTCGCGCCGGTAGCGCGCCTCGAACTCGCGGACCGCCACCGTATCGTCGACCAGCCCGGCCAACGCGCTGTTGATGCTGCGGGCGGCCAGCAGGCCGCTGTAGGTCGCCAGGTGGACACCGGAGGAGAACACCGGGTCGACGAAGCACGCCGCGTCGCCCACCAGGAGCATGCCGGGGCGGGCGAACGTCGTCTGGTGGTACGAGTAGTCCTTGCGGACGCGCAGTTGGCCGTACTGGCCGTCGGTGACCCGGGTGGCGCCGGACAGGTACTCCGATATCAGGGGGCACTCGGCTATCAGGGCCGTGAGCGCGCGCTCGCGGTCGCCCTGGATCTTGTCCGCCATGTCGCGCCGTACCACCGCGCCCACGCTGGTCAGGGTGGGGCTGAGCGGGATGTACCAGAACCAGCCGCTGTCGAAGGCGACCGAGAGGATGTTGCCGGAGTTCGGCTCGGGCAGCCGCTTGCCGCCCTCGAAGTAGCCGAACAGGGCGAGGCTGCGGAAGAACTCCGAGTACTTCCGTTCGCCGCCCACCCGCTGGAAGAGCCGGCTCTTGTTGCCCGAGGCGTCCACCACGTACGTCCCGTACGCCTCGCGCCGCGCCCCGTCGGCGTCGGTGTAGCGCACGCCCCGGACCCGCTCGGCGTCCTCGATCACGTCCGCGACGGCGCAGCCCTCGCGGACCACCGCGCCGGACCGCCCGGCGTGCCGCAGCAGGATCTCGTCGAACTTCGAGCGCTCCACCTGGTACGCGTACGAGGTCGGCCCGGCCATGCGCTCCGAGACGGAGAAGGAGAACGTCCACGGCTCGGGCGTCGCCCCCCAGCGGAAGGTGCCGCCCCGCTTGCGGGTGAAGCCCGCCGCCGCCAGGTCGTCCGCGACCCCGGTCAGCCGGCACACCCCGTGCACCGTCGACGGCAGCAGCGACTCGCCGATCTGGTAGCGGGGGAAGAACTCCTTCTCCAGCACCAGTACCCGGTGTCCCTGCCGCGCCACCAGCGCGGCCAGCGTCGAACCGGCCGGCCCGCCGCCGACGACCACCACGTCGAACGTCTCCGAGCGAGCGGAGTTCCCTGCGTTCGCTGAATTCGCCACGGCCCTCTCCCCCATTCTCGGGCGGAATGTTTCTGTGCGTTTGCGCGCAGAATCCTGTCCGCCTGCTATTCGATTGTTAATTTTCTCTGAGAAGTCGTCAAGGAAGGCGATTTGACACCGGGTTGCGGTGCGCGCCGGCCGGGGCGGGCGGCGCCGCCACGTCCGCGGACCCGGCGGCGATCACGTACCCGCCGGACCGCGCCCACGCCCCACCGCGACCGGGCCCGGCGGTGCGGTGCCGGACGCGGCCGCCCCGGTTCCCGTCCGTACGCGGGAACGTCCCCGCGGGGGCGGCCCGTGTCCGGACCGCCCCCTCCATGGCCGTGCCGTGTGCGCGGTTACGCGTTGCCGCTCCGGCTCATTTCCGCGATGAGACTCTTCGGACGCATGTCCGTCCAGTTCTCGTCGATGTAGTCGAGGCATTCCTGCCGGCCGGCTTCTCCGTGCACCGAGGTCCAGCCTTCCGGAATTTCCGCGAAAGCGGGCCAGAGCGAGTGCTGGCCCTCGTCGTTGACGAGCACCAGGAAGGTGCCGTTCTCGTTGTCGAACGGATTGGTCATGACGGGTTCCTTTCCCCTGTCGGCCGCACGGCCTGGAGTTTTTCCGCTACGACGCGCCCGATCTGTGCCAAGGGCGCGGGCTGGAGCATGTCGTTGTGGTCGACGGCGATGTCATGGGTGTCGATGTCGCCCGCGACGAAGGTCCGCCAACTGGCGACGGCGTCCCACGCCTGGGAGTTCTCGGGCCGGTTGACGGTGGCGACGAAGACCACGAGGTCGCCGCCGAACCGCTTCGGGGTGTAGCCGTACGACAGCCGGCCCGAGTTGACGGTCACTTCCCTGATGGCGGTCAGGAGCTGTTCGTCCAGGCCCAGTCCGGCGACGCCGGCACCGTCGCCGCCGGCCTCCCCGCCGCCGTCCGGCGGCCCCTGCGCGCCCAGTTCGCGGCGCATCGTGACGTCCTCGCCCTCGCGGGCGGCGGGCGTCTCGCCGAAGAACTCGCCGGTGTCCCCGCCGAGATAGGTGTCGAGCAGGGCGAGCAGGGCCACCTTCTCGCCCTGGGCCTCCAGGGCGGTGGCGACCGCGTAGGCCACGGTACCGCCGAAGGACCAGCCGAGGAGGTGGTACGGGCCGCTGGGCTGGACGGTGCGGATCTGGTCGACGTAGTCGGCGGCCATCTCCTCCATGGTCAGCGGCAGCGGCTCGGGCCCGGCCAGGCCGCGGGCCTGGAGCCCGTAGACCGGCCGGTCGGCGGGCAGGTGCGGCAGCAGGCCCCGGTAGCCCCAGCTCAGCCCGAGGCTGGGGTGGAGGCAGAACAGCGGCGGTTGGCTGCCCTGGGTCCGCAGCGGCAGCAGGACGCCGAGGTCGCCGCGGCTGGTGCCGCGGGCCGCGCCGGTACGAGCCGGGCGCGCGCTGCTCGCGTCCGCCACGGTGAGCAGGCCGGCCGTGCTGCGCCGCGCCCGGTCGCCGGTGTGCAGCATCCGCTCGCCGGGCGGTCCGAAGGGGTCCGCGACGAACCGTTCACCGGTCAACGCGGAGCCGCCCGCGTATCCGCGTGCCGTCGCCGCGCCCGCGACGTACAGGTCGCCGGTGACGCCGGGCGGGACCGGCCGCAGCAGGTCGTCGAGGACGTAGGCGCGGGTGTTGGGCACCGGTCGGCCCGTGGGCAGCGACGACGGCACGGACTCGTGCGGGGCCGCCCGGTGTTCGAGCCAGGGGCCAGCCGTCCCGGCGGCGGCGTGGCCGGTGACCACGGTGACGTCCGGGTGCATCGCCCGCCACTTCAGCAGGC
Proteins encoded in this region:
- a CDS encoding MbtH family protein, whose amino-acid sequence is MTNPFDNENGTFLVLVNDEGQHSLWPAFAEIPEGWTSVHGEAGRQECLDYIDENWTDMRPKSLIAEMSRSGNA
- a CDS encoding cytochrome P450, whose protein sequence is MANSANAGNSARSETFDVVVVGGGPAGSTLAALVARQGHRVLVLEKEFFPRYQIGESLLPSTVHGVCRLTGVADDLAAAGFTRKRGGTFRWGATPEPWTFSFSVSERMAGPTSYAYQVERSKFDEILLRHAGRSGAVVREGCAVADVIEDAERVRGVRYTDADGARREAYGTYVVDASGNKSRLFQRVGGERKYSEFFRSLALFGYFEGGKRLPEPNSGNILSVAFDSGWFWYIPLSPTLTSVGAVVRRDMADKIQGDRERALTALIAECPLISEYLSGATRVTDGQYGQLRVRKDYSYHQTTFARPGMLLVGDAACFVDPVFSSGVHLATYSGLLAARSINSALAGLVDDTVAVREFEARYRREYSVFYEFLLSFYEMHHSEQSYFWQAKKVTHHDRTEMEAFVDLVGGVSSGEAALSEADAMVERLRADSAEFAGAVDQLAHSEDGSMLPLFKSSVVSQVTREGSQVQMRALLGADAEPEAPLVPGGLVSSPTACSGSPPAAADPDAGKDPRMPETPEIPAHYRRDRFDPVPELVAMARETPLVETDVTIGPSRQLGWVATGHAEVRAVLSDTERFSTRPPADSEEDAQNLVQAGNLLQYDPPDHTRLRKLLTAEYTVRRMRRLEPRVEEVVEDCLDTMERIGRPADLVRYFAWPIPGLVSCELLGVPRDDQTELARYLDITRDVGRTQEQQLAAGKAYWAYMGQLAERRRRNPGEDMIGNLVREQGSAISDAELAGIGATVMAAGFEQVASIIGLGTLLLLEHPDQLALWRDNPELTDRAVEEMVRYLTVIHTASPRTALEDVTIGGQQIKAGESVACSLLAANRVPAAGEPEDRFDITREPTPHMAFGHGIHHCLGAPLARMELRIAFPALLRRFPGLRLAVPPEKVRFRPARSRQYALESLPVEW
- a CDS encoding cytochrome P450; this translates as MPEETQHQFDHARRAGFGPSDDIRQQRAQGALVKEEVAPAPGAAPEPIWMALGYEAVRQVMGDHVRFSNQRRFRAQAVRGGSKHRPQEMSGHLMDYDQPEHTRLRKMLTPEFTVRRIQRLKPVTEQIAERCLDAMERNGQPADLVDLYASPISGAVLCELLGVPRDDRREFLVKHQWQLEQDRSRKDRAAAQAYTSGYLRALVKRQRKDPDEGFIGQLIRDHGDNFDDEELLGICGLMVLAGLDNVTGMISLGVLALLEHPDQLAILLADPEKNVDRVVDELLRFLSVAHAPTPRTAVEDVVVAGQLVKAGEEIVCSIPMANRDPALGPDVDRFDVERDPLPHIAFGHGIHHCIGAALGRMELRTAYLALWRRFPDLRLAVPAADVPHKTNSIAYGLERLPVAW
- a CDS encoding alpha-hydroxy acid oxidase — its product is MTLADVERAAAAVLPAGVRDFVAGGSGGERTLAANREAFDRVFVRPRVLRDVSRCAAGADLLGRPARMPVAVAPVAYQALVHPDGELAAARAARAAGVPFTVSTLSTVPVEEITALGGRVWFQLYWLREPGRALELARRAEDAGCEALMLTVDVPWMGRRLRDVRNEFALPERVRAAHLDGGGPSAAHRRAAGASAVAVHTGQEFSSALTWSQVAELRAMTRLPLLLKGVLAAEDAVRAAEFGVDAVVVSNHGGRQLDGALPSVEALPEIAEAVGGSCQVLLDSGVRSGTDVLRALALGASGVLVGRPPVWGLAAAGEAGVRRVLDLLAAELSDALGLAGCATVADARRLRTVRLGAPARAAGPAGSAGAAVPGRPDGSGARADAGRSETGGP
- a CDS encoding ferredoxin, whose product is MVEVRVDPEICAASGMCKLLVPAVFDQSEEDGTVRLTDPAPPAELEAKVRTAALRCPAGAIAVHEMETDAS